One Egicoccus halophilus genomic region harbors:
- a CDS encoding GAF and ANTAR domain-containing protein translates to MDRAYLATLEELTGLLVEEATLEGLLSQVLELTARAVATSAAVSVTVVDEHGRYRTAARSSEDAELVDVVQYELVQGPCVEALERGEERYVADFGTNERWPEVAERARQLGFGCVLAVPLSVNGVVIGALNVFGASVDGLSTADRELVRRIAAPAASTLANARAFLRVHRLAEQLQEALASRVVIEQAKGVLMAREGCDADTAFELLRRTSQDANRRLREVARAIVVRHEAAARGRDGG, encoded by the coding sequence GTGGATCGTGCCTACCTCGCCACGCTGGAGGAGTTGACCGGGCTGCTCGTGGAGGAGGCCACGCTCGAGGGCCTGCTGAGCCAGGTGCTCGAGCTCACGGCCCGTGCGGTCGCGACCTCGGCCGCCGTGAGCGTCACGGTGGTGGACGAGCACGGTCGTTACCGGACCGCGGCGCGCAGCAGCGAGGACGCCGAGTTGGTCGACGTCGTGCAGTACGAGCTGGTGCAGGGTCCGTGCGTCGAGGCCCTGGAGCGGGGTGAGGAACGCTACGTCGCCGACTTCGGGACGAACGAGCGTTGGCCCGAGGTCGCCGAGCGGGCCCGGCAACTCGGGTTCGGTTGCGTCCTGGCGGTGCCGTTGAGCGTGAACGGGGTCGTCATCGGCGCGCTGAACGTGTTCGGCGCCTCCGTCGACGGGTTGTCGACCGCCGACCGGGAGCTCGTCCGGCGCATCGCGGCGCCGGCCGCCAGCACGCTGGCCAACGCCCGTGCCTTCCTCCGGGTCCATCGCCTCGCCGAGCAGTTGCAGGAGGCGCTCGCCAGCCGGGTGGTCATCGAACAGGCCAAGGGCGTGCTGATGGCGAGGGAGGGCTGCGACGCCGACACCGCGTTCGAACTGCTCCGGCGGACCTCGCAGGACGCCAATCGGCGCCTGCGGGAGGTGGCCCGGGCGATCGTGGTGCGCCACGAGGCAGCCGCGCGCGGACGTGACGGCGGCTGA